The nucleotide window CCGAAGCCGTCTTGTCCCATGGCGGCGACATCCTGAAATTCATGGGGGACGGCATCCTTGCCGTCTTCGATCAGAAAGCGATGGGGGAAACGGCAGCGGCCAACGCTGCGGTGAAAGCCTCCAAGGCAGCGCTGAACGCAATAGATGAACTGAATGAAGCGCCATTGGATGAATTGCCGGATCCGGCACTCTGGCACCCACTGAAGATCGGTATCGGTCTGCACCGGGGCGAAGTTTTCTTTGGCAATGTCGGAGGCGAAGAACGTCTGGACTTCACAGTTATTGGTCGGGCGGTGAATGAAACCAGCCGCGTGGAATCACTTTGCAAACCACTTGGCCGGGAACTTCTACTGACCGAACCTGTTCGTGCATCCTTATCAGGAGACTTGCGCACGGATTTGAATGAGATGGGAGAACATGCGTTGCGCGGTGTTGGCAAGCCAGTTGCCATTTTTGCAGCCTGATCAACATTCGGTCGCCTAACACTGACTTAGGCGACCCGCATTCTTGTCGGCTCAGGTACTGCTATTTCGTCAGAATGAGCTTGCCCTGTTTGGTAATGGATAGCCGGTAGGTTTCGTCGTTGTGCTGGATCTCGATCTGACGGAGATTTCCGAATAGCTCACGGGTATCCAGCTCAGTTTTTTCTCTTTTCGAGCTTGCAGGCAATGGCGGCCTGTTCCGGCTGGAGGAAGCGAGAGACAGACGTTGCTTCTGGCTGTTAGCGATCAGTGTCATGGCGCGCAAACGGTCCTTGGCCCTTATTGTGCTGCCCGCTAAGGCCTCCTAGAGGAGCAACAGCGGGCGATTTCGACGGCAAAAACAAAAGATGAGTTTTTAACTCCACTTTATACTTGACACTCATACTCAAGTTTTCCTATCAAAGCAATGCCTGATCGAAACGGAATTGGAAATCGCGTCCTCTGGTTTCGTTTCGGACAGGACCCCCGAGCAATCGGGGGTAAAAATGCCAGGCCAGCCAACCGCCCTCTCCTCTCCCTCAGCGGCAAGCCAGCCCGGCCTTTTCTCCAAAGGCATATCAAAAAAGGCGCTTACCGATTGGTAGCGCCTTTTGCGTTTTCATGAGCGTCTAAGTATCAGGCGTTGGCAGCGATCGGTGTTTTTGCGTTATCGATCTTCAACAGGTCGCGCATGCCAAACCGGTCTTCCGACAAATCCGCAATCGACTTTCCGTCGAGGACTTCCATGAACGCTTCAAGCGCTTCATGCAGGAGACCATTGAAACCACAGGACACGATCAATGGGCAATCCTTGCGGCCGCTGTCAAAGCACTCTGCCAGCAGGAAGCTTTCTTCCGCAGCACGCACCACCTCACCGACTGTGATCTGCTCGGCCGAGCGGGCAAGCATGACGCCGCCATTTCGTCCACGAATGGTTCTGATCAGATTGGCATCGACCAGCACCTTCATGATTTTGAACAGATGGGTTTCGGACATATCGAAGCTGGCGGCAATATCTGCGACCTTGCTTGGTTTGTCCGGGTTCACGGCGCAATACATGAGCGCACGAACGGCATAGTTGGTTTGTTGTGTCAAGCGCATGGCATAGATATGCGGTGCGCTGTCACAAAGGTCAATTCAAAATTTGAGTATTAGAGGCGACTTTTCGTCCTAGCCGCCACTTTATCATTGCTTCCCTGTTACTTCAGACAAGGTTTCGATAGCTGAAATAGTCAAAGTCTGCCGTTTTGGCCTGACCGGACGTATCCATCGCGTGCATTCCGACAAAAGCACCGGTGAAATTGCCATGAGCACCGCGGCCCGCAGCTTCGTCGGACAACAGAGTTGCATCAAATGCCGGACCGATCCGGTCCCAGTCACTTCCGGATGTCCGATACCAGAATCGCAGAGCCATTTCCTCAACTGTGACTTTCAATGCAACGGGACCGCTTTCCGGCAACGAAACGGATTCTTGCAGAGGCGCTTTGATATGTCCCTCCGGATCGTCACCGGGAGAGCTCAGAATTGTCAGAACGCGCCCCTTAACCTCGTCATGCGTTACAGCAAGATAGAAAAACTGCAATTGACCGTAGTATGCGATCAGTCCGGCTGTCTGTTGAAACGTTTCCGGTTGAAAATCGACAAGAGTTTCAGCCTCGTAGTCGTAGTGTGTCTGCCGCCTGGCAACAAACGCCTGTTCGAACCAGCTGCCAACGGATTCGCGTCCAAAGAGCCTCAAATGACCCGGCCGCTCCCTGAGCGAAAACAAACGGTCAGGATAGGGTGTGCGTAGCCACTGAAAAACATCCGGGAGTTCAGGACTGTCGAATTCATGTCGAGCGATTTCCTCTGGGAATACATGTTCCGGCAGGTTCGGTCCTGGTACGCTCGATTG belongs to Roseibium porphyridii and includes:
- the hemP gene encoding hemin uptake protein HemP, whose protein sequence is MTLIANSQKQRLSLASSSRNRPPLPASSKREKTELDTRELFGNLRQIEIQHNDETYRLSITKQGKLILTK
- a CDS encoding Rrf2 family transcriptional regulator, with protein sequence MRLTQQTNYAVRALMYCAVNPDKPSKVADIAASFDMSETHLFKIMKVLVDANLIRTIRGRNGGVMLARSAEQITVGEVVRAAEESFLLAECFDSGRKDCPLIVSCGFNGLLHEALEAFMEVLDGKSIADLSEDRFGMRDLLKIDNAKTPIAANA